In a single window of the Micromonospora inositola genome:
- a CDS encoding lytic polysaccharide monooxygenase — MSCPLRSRLLVNFPYGISVAALGGIPILASLALVSQAGAHGSTQSRVSRTYACFLEGPESPDSDACRAAVAAGGTQALYDWNEVNIANAAGRHRQLIPDGHWCAAPRRGGTGAGPSPPCG; from the coding sequence ATGTCATGCCCGCTCCGCTCAAGACTTTTAGTTAACTTTCCTTACGGAATCAGCGTCGCCGCACTTGGCGGCATCCCTATCCTGGCCTCGCTGGCGCTGGTCAGCCAGGCCGGCGCGCACGGCAGCACGCAGTCACGGGTCAGCCGGACGTACGCCTGCTTCCTGGAGGGCCCGGAGTCGCCGGACTCCGACGCCTGCCGGGCGGCGGTGGCGGCCGGTGGCACCCAGGCGCTCTACGACTGGAACGAGGTGAACATCGCCAACGCGGCCGGGCGGCACCGGCAGCTCATCCCCGACGGCCACTGGTGTGCAGCGCCCCGGCGGGGAGGGACCGGTGCTGGTCCCTCCCCGCCGTGTGGGTGA
- a CDS encoding class II 3-deoxy-7-phosphoheptulonate synthase, with protein sequence MRHEWHQLSHPAVGSPGLQTSRPTVDSAEDAALGLDRWRELPRTQTPPWPDQAKVAEVGKVLDTVPSVVAPYEVDQLRQRLALVCEGKAFLLQGGDCAETFADNTESHLLANARTLLQMAIVLTYGASLPVVKVARVAGQYTKPRSLPTDARGLPAYRGDMINSLEATPEARVADPQRMIRAYANSAAAMNMLRAYLAGGLADLHAVHDWNKGFVKNSPAGERYEAIAREIDRALAFIRACGMTDDEALRTVTLYCSHEALALEYDRALTRVSGERAYGLSGHFLWIGERTRQLDGAHIDFISRIANPIGVKLGPTTTPDEAIELCEKLNPDNIPGRLTLISRMGNHRVRDALPPIVAKVTAAGAKVVWQCDPMHGNTHESSNGYKTRHFDRIVDEVLGYFEVHRGLETHPGGLHVELTGEDVTECLGGAQGIEDLDLPDRYETACDPRLNTQQSLELAFLVAEMLRG encoded by the coding sequence ATGCGCCATGAGTGGCATCAGCTGAGTCACCCCGCGGTGGGCAGCCCGGGCCTGCAGACCAGTCGTCCGACCGTCGACTCCGCCGAGGACGCGGCCCTCGGGCTGGACCGCTGGCGGGAGCTTCCCCGGACGCAGACCCCGCCCTGGCCGGACCAGGCCAAGGTCGCCGAGGTCGGCAAGGTGCTCGACACCGTGCCGTCGGTCGTCGCGCCCTACGAGGTCGACCAGCTCCGGCAGCGGCTCGCGCTGGTCTGCGAGGGCAAGGCGTTCCTGCTCCAGGGCGGCGACTGCGCCGAGACCTTCGCCGACAACACCGAGAGCCACCTGCTGGCCAACGCCCGCACGCTGCTCCAGATGGCGATCGTGCTGACGTACGGCGCGTCGCTGCCGGTGGTCAAGGTGGCCCGGGTCGCCGGCCAGTACACCAAGCCCCGCTCGCTGCCGACCGACGCCCGCGGCCTGCCGGCCTACCGCGGCGACATGATCAACTCGCTGGAGGCCACGCCGGAGGCGCGGGTCGCCGACCCGCAGCGGATGATCCGGGCGTACGCGAACTCGGCGGCGGCGATGAACATGCTGCGGGCGTACCTGGCCGGCGGGCTGGCCGACCTGCACGCCGTGCACGACTGGAACAAGGGCTTCGTCAAGAACTCCCCGGCCGGCGAGCGCTACGAGGCGATCGCCCGGGAGATCGACCGGGCGCTGGCCTTCATCCGGGCCTGCGGGATGACCGACGACGAGGCGCTGCGCACGGTCACCCTCTACTGCTCGCACGAGGCCCTCGCCCTGGAGTACGACCGGGCGCTCACCCGGGTCTCCGGGGAGCGGGCGTACGGCCTGTCCGGGCACTTCCTCTGGATCGGCGAGCGGACCCGGCAGCTCGACGGGGCGCACATCGACTTCATCTCCCGGATCGCCAACCCGATCGGGGTCAAGCTCGGCCCGACCACCACCCCGGACGAGGCGATCGAGCTCTGCGAGAAGCTCAACCCGGACAACATCCCCGGCCGGCTGACCCTGATCAGCCGGATGGGCAACCACCGGGTCCGGGACGCCCTGCCGCCGATCGTCGCCAAGGTCACCGCGGCCGGCGCCAAGGTGGTCTGGCAGTGCGACCCGATGCACGGCAACACCCACGAGTCCTCGAACGGCTACAAGACCCGGCACTTCGACCGGATCGTCGACGAGGTGCTCGGCTACTTCGAGGTGCACCGCGGCCTGGAGACCCACCCGGGCGGCCTGCACGTCGAGCTGACCGGCGAGGACGTCACCGAGTGCCTCGGCGGCGCCCAGGGCATCGAGGACCTCGACCTGCCCGACCGGTACGAAACCGCCTGCGACCCGCGACTGAACACCCAGCAGTCGCTGGAGCTGGCCTTCCTGGTGGCGGAGATGCTGCGTGGCTGA
- a CDS encoding glycosyl hydrolase family 18 protein: MKRSLRRALWAGAVVALAVATVPMATASAAASVTATFAKVQDWGTGHETKVTVTNGTSASVDTWRIEFDLPSGTTISTFWDADVTSSGNHYVAVKKSWAGPLAPGASFSWGYNGTGPYAGPLNCTVNGASCAGGGTPPTTAPPTTTPPTTTPPTTTPPTTTPPTTTPPTTTPPSGDKKVVGYFAEWGVYARNYHVKNIHTSGSAAKLTHILYAFGNTTGGRCSIGDSYADYDKAYTAADSVDGVADTWDQPLRGSFNQLRKLKKMYPHLKVIWSFGGWTWSAGFTQAAQNPAAFADSCYALVKDPRWADVFDGIDIDWEYPNACGLQCDSSGPNAFKNVIGALRAKFGSSALVTAAITADGSTGGKIDATDYAGAAPNLNWLMPMTYDYFGAFNAQGPTAPHSPLYSYAGIPQQGFWADAAIQKLKSKGVPANKLLLGIGFYGRGWTGVTQTAPGGSATGPAPGTYEQGIEDYKVLKNSCPATGTVAGTAYAKCGSNWWSYDTPSTVGGKMTYAKNQGLGGAFFWELSGDTGNGELIGAIKGGLG; this comes from the coding sequence ATGAAGAGATCGCTCCGCCGGGCCCTCTGGGCCGGTGCCGTGGTCGCGCTCGCGGTCGCGACGGTGCCGATGGCCACCGCCTCCGCCGCCGCCAGCGTGACCGCCACGTTCGCCAAGGTGCAGGACTGGGGGACCGGTCACGAGACGAAGGTGACCGTCACCAACGGCACCAGCGCCAGCGTCGACACCTGGCGCATCGAGTTCGACCTGCCCTCGGGCACCACGATCAGCACCTTCTGGGACGCCGACGTCACCAGCAGCGGCAACCACTACGTCGCGGTCAAGAAGAGCTGGGCCGGCCCGCTCGCCCCGGGGGCCAGCTTCAGCTGGGGCTACAACGGCACCGGCCCGTACGCCGGGCCGCTGAACTGCACCGTCAACGGCGCGTCCTGCGCCGGCGGCGGCACGCCGCCCACCACCGCGCCACCCACCACCACCCCGCCGACCACCACGCCCCCCACCACCACGCCTCCGACCACGACGCCACCGACCACCACGCCACCGACCACGACCCCGCCCAGCGGGGACAAGAAGGTGGTCGGCTACTTCGCCGAGTGGGGCGTCTACGCCCGGAACTACCACGTCAAGAACATCCACACCAGTGGGTCCGCCGCCAAGCTCACCCACATCCTGTACGCCTTCGGCAACACCACCGGCGGCCGGTGCAGCATCGGGGACAGCTACGCCGACTACGACAAGGCGTACACCGCGGCGGACAGTGTGGACGGCGTCGCCGACACCTGGGACCAGCCGCTGCGCGGCAGCTTCAACCAGCTCCGGAAGCTGAAGAAGATGTACCCGCACCTGAAGGTGATCTGGTCCTTCGGCGGCTGGACCTGGTCGGCCGGCTTCACCCAGGCCGCGCAGAACCCGGCCGCGTTCGCCGACTCCTGCTACGCCCTGGTCAAGGACCCGCGCTGGGCGGACGTCTTCGACGGCATCGACATCGACTGGGAGTACCCCAACGCCTGCGGCCTCCAGTGCGACAGCAGCGGCCCGAACGCCTTCAAGAACGTCATCGGCGCGCTGCGGGCCAAGTTCGGCTCGTCGGCGCTGGTCACCGCGGCGATCACCGCCGACGGCAGCACCGGTGGCAAGATCGACGCCACCGACTACGCCGGCGCCGCACCGAACCTGAACTGGCTCATGCCGATGACGTACGACTACTTCGGCGCCTTCAACGCGCAAGGTCCCACCGCCCCGCACTCCCCGCTCTACTCGTACGCCGGGATCCCGCAGCAGGGCTTCTGGGCGGACGCCGCGATCCAGAAACTCAAGAGCAAGGGCGTACCCGCGAACAAGCTGCTGCTCGGCATCGGCTTCTACGGCCGCGGCTGGACCGGGGTCACTCAGACCGCCCCGGGCGGCAGCGCCACCGGCCCCGCCCCGGGCACCTACGAACAGGGCATCGAGGACTACAAGGTGCTGAAGAACAGCTGCCCGGCCACCGGCACCGTCGCCGGCACCGCCTACGCCAAGTGCGGCAGCAACTGGTGGAGCTACGACACCCCGTCCACCGTCGGCGGCAAGATGACGTACGCGAAGAACCAGGGCCTCGGTGGCGCCTTCTTCTGGGAGCTCTCCGGTGACACCGGCAACGGCGAGCTGATCGGCGCCATCAAGGGCGGTCTCGGCTGA
- a CDS encoding NADPH-dependent F420 reductase, whose amino-acid sequence MTTVGLIGSGNIGGTVARLAVAAGHDVVLSNSRGPETLKELVDELGPQARAATPAEAAAAGDLVVVTIPLRAYREVPVEPLAGKIVIDTNNYYPERDGRFPELDDESTTTSELLQRHLPESRVVKGFNNIYFRHLLALARPAGAADRTALPVAGDDAAAKATVTAFLDSLGYDAVDVGALAEGWRFQRDTTAYAALYSADPANDWERPAPVDAERLRAALAAARRYADS is encoded by the coding sequence ATGACAACTGTGGGACTGATCGGCAGCGGCAACATCGGCGGCACCGTGGCCCGACTGGCGGTCGCCGCCGGTCACGACGTGGTGCTCAGCAACTCTCGCGGACCCGAGACCCTCAAGGAGCTGGTGGACGAGCTGGGCCCCCAGGCCCGCGCGGCCACCCCCGCCGAGGCGGCGGCGGCCGGCGACCTGGTGGTGGTCACCATCCCGCTGCGGGCCTACCGCGAGGTGCCCGTCGAGCCGCTCGCCGGCAAGATCGTCATCGACACGAACAACTACTACCCGGAGCGGGACGGGCGGTTCCCGGAGCTGGACGACGAATCGACCACCACCAGCGAGCTGCTGCAGCGGCACCTGCCGGAGTCGCGGGTGGTCAAGGGCTTCAACAACATCTACTTCCGGCACCTGCTCGCCCTGGCCCGGCCGGCCGGCGCGGCCGACCGGACCGCCCTGCCCGTCGCGGGCGACGACGCGGCCGCCAAGGCCACGGTCACCGCGTTCCTCGACTCACTCGGGTACGACGCGGTGGACGTCGGTGCGCTCGCCGAGGGGTGGCGCTTCCAGCGCGACACCACCGCCTACGCCGCGCTCTACTCGGCCGATCCGGCCAACGACTGGGAGCGACCGGCCCCGGTCGACGCGGAACGGCTGCGCGCCGCCCTCGCCGCCGCCCGCCGCTACGCCGACAGCTGA
- a CDS encoding threonine aldolase family protein, producing MIDLRSDTVTRPTAGMREAMATAEVGDDVYGEDPTVAALEAEVAALFGHEAALFAPSGSMANQIALQLVVPPGDELLCDADAHVVTYEIGAAAAYGGISSRTWPAVGAEIDPEVVAGMVRPDGYFAVPTRAIAVEQTHNRRGGGVIPLATLRELRRVADDNGLALHCDGARIWHAHVADGVPLAEYGALFDTLSVCLSKGLGAPVGSLVVGSAEKIARARFVRKRMGGGMRQVGVLAAAGRYALAHHVDRLAEDHAKAARLAEAVAPFGVLATAVRTNIVPLDLTKHPLDAKALAAAARAEGVLISVLGPRTARLVTHLDVDDAAVDRAATVLTRVLRG from the coding sequence GTGATCGATCTGCGGTCCGACACGGTGACCCGGCCCACCGCCGGGATGCGCGAGGCGATGGCCACCGCCGAGGTCGGTGACGACGTCTACGGCGAGGACCCGACCGTCGCCGCGTTGGAGGCCGAGGTCGCCGCGCTCTTCGGGCACGAGGCGGCACTGTTCGCTCCGAGCGGCTCGATGGCCAACCAGATCGCCCTCCAGCTCGTCGTCCCGCCCGGGGACGAGCTGCTCTGCGACGCCGACGCGCACGTCGTCACGTACGAGATCGGGGCGGCGGCCGCGTACGGCGGAATCTCGTCGCGGACCTGGCCGGCGGTCGGCGCGGAGATCGACCCGGAGGTGGTCGCCGGCATGGTCCGGCCCGACGGCTACTTCGCCGTGCCCACCCGGGCGATCGCGGTCGAGCAGACCCACAACCGCCGTGGCGGCGGGGTGATCCCGCTGGCCACCCTGCGCGAGCTGCGCCGGGTCGCCGACGACAACGGCCTCGCCCTGCACTGCGACGGCGCCCGGATCTGGCACGCGCACGTCGCCGACGGCGTGCCGCTGGCCGAGTACGGCGCGCTCTTCGACACGCTGTCGGTCTGCCTCTCCAAGGGCCTCGGCGCGCCGGTCGGCTCCCTCGTCGTCGGCAGCGCCGAGAAGATCGCCCGGGCCCGGTTCGTCCGCAAGCGGATGGGCGGCGGGATGCGGCAGGTCGGCGTCCTCGCCGCCGCCGGCCGGTACGCCCTGGCCCACCACGTCGACCGGCTCGCCGAGGACCACGCCAAGGCGGCCCGGCTGGCCGAGGCGGTGGCCCCGTTCGGTGTGCTCGCCACCGCCGTGCGGACCAACATCGTCCCGCTGGACCTCACCAAGCACCCGCTCGACGCGAAGGCCCTCGCGGCCGCCGCCCGCGCCGAGGGCGTGCTGATCTCGGTGCTCGGCCCGCGCACCGCCCGCCTGGTCACCCACCTGGACGTCGACGACGCGGCGGTCGACCGCGCGGCGACCGTGCTCACCCGCGTCCTGCGCGGCTGA
- a CDS encoding threonine ammonia-lyase: MRLVTGDEITAAEKRLDGRVVRTPLLAAPPLSAELGLRISVKAENLQHTGSFKARGAMNALLARAEREGMPAGLVAFSAGNHAIAVAFVGRAFALPTVVCMPPGAVPTKVDTVRRLGAEVVLTHDLLDTARGLAADRGYHLLPPFDDPDVIAGQATIGRELLADGPVPAVVLVPVGGGGLISGIAAAVKEAFPATRIVGVEPDGANAMSYALRTGTPTPPVRPASVADGLAAPFAGRHTLAHVRALVDDVVEVPEESILPAWSDLVDATKLLVEPAAAVTLAALRAGLVEVAPGDRTVLVLSGGNVALSRLTTLG, from the coding sequence ATGCGGCTGGTGACGGGCGACGAGATCACGGCGGCCGAGAAGCGCCTCGACGGGCGGGTGGTCCGAACCCCGCTGCTGGCGGCTCCCCCGCTCAGCGCGGAGCTGGGCCTCCGGATCTCGGTGAAGGCGGAGAACCTCCAGCACACCGGCAGCTTCAAGGCCCGGGGCGCGATGAACGCGCTGCTCGCCCGCGCCGAACGCGAGGGCATGCCGGCCGGGCTGGTGGCCTTCTCCGCCGGCAACCACGCGATCGCGGTGGCCTTCGTCGGCCGAGCCTTCGCACTGCCCACCGTGGTCTGCATGCCGCCGGGCGCGGTGCCCACCAAGGTCGACACGGTCCGCCGGCTCGGCGCCGAGGTGGTCCTCACCCACGACCTGCTGGACACCGCGCGGGGCCTCGCGGCCGACCGCGGCTACCACCTGCTGCCACCCTTCGACGACCCCGACGTGATCGCCGGCCAGGCCACCATCGGCCGGGAGTTGCTGGCCGACGGTCCGGTCCCGGCCGTGGTGCTGGTGCCGGTCGGCGGCGGGGGCCTGATCAGCGGTATCGCGGCGGCGGTGAAGGAGGCCTTCCCCGCCACCCGGATCGTCGGGGTGGAGCCGGACGGCGCGAACGCCATGTCGTACGCCCTGCGCACCGGCACGCCCACCCCGCCGGTACGACCGGCCTCGGTCGCCGACGGCCTGGCCGCCCCGTTCGCCGGACGGCACACGCTGGCCCACGTCCGGGCGCTGGTCGACGACGTGGTGGAGGTGCCGGAGGAGTCGATCCTCCCCGCCTGGTCGGACCTGGTGGACGCGACGAAGCTGCTGGTCGAGCCGGCCGCCGCGGTGACCCTGGCGGCGCTGCGGGCGGGCCTGGTCGAGGTGGCCCCCGGCGACCGGACCGTTCTGGTCCTGAGCGGCGGCAACGTCGCCCTGTCCCGTCTCACCACCCTCGGCTGA
- a CDS encoding DUF2203 domain-containing protein yields the protein MFTLAQTRHLVATLRPRVEELIRLRADLAELRVDLADHGASVLGGLAEVKALEARLHAIVDEFHTHEIQVKGIAPVLLDFPGERDGRQVLWCWLEGDSDVRWYHRVECGFAGRRPV from the coding sequence GTGTTCACTCTCGCCCAGACGCGTCATCTGGTGGCCACCCTGCGGCCCCGCGTCGAGGAGCTGATCCGGCTCCGGGCCGACCTGGCCGAGCTGCGGGTCGACCTGGCCGACCACGGGGCCAGCGTGCTCGGCGGGCTGGCCGAGGTCAAGGCCCTCGAAGCCCGGCTGCACGCCATCGTGGACGAGTTCCACACCCACGAGATCCAGGTCAAGGGGATCGCGCCGGTGCTGCTGGACTTCCCCGGCGAGCGGGACGGCCGTCAGGTGCTCTGGTGCTGGTTGGAGGGCGACTCCGACGTGCGCTGGTACCACCGGGTGGAGTGCGGCTTCGCCGGCCGCCGCCCGGTCTGA
- a CDS encoding glutathione peroxidase, producing the protein MTVFDVQIDALTGGPADLARYRGRALLVVNVASRCGLTPQYAGLQALADEYADRGLTVLGVPCNQFGGQESGTAAEIDEFCQVNYGVTFPLTEKVDVNGPDRHPLYAELVSTPDAEGHTGDVRWNFEKFLVAPDGTVAARFAPTVTPDAPELRATVEKVLPA; encoded by the coding sequence ATGACCGTTTTCGACGTCCAGATCGACGCCCTCACCGGCGGCCCCGCCGACCTCGCGCGGTACCGGGGCCGCGCCCTGCTGGTGGTCAACGTGGCCTCCCGGTGCGGGCTGACCCCCCAGTACGCCGGCCTGCAGGCCCTCGCCGACGAGTACGCCGACCGGGGGCTGACGGTGCTCGGGGTGCCGTGCAACCAGTTCGGCGGCCAGGAGTCCGGCACGGCCGCCGAGATCGACGAGTTCTGCCAGGTCAACTACGGCGTGACGTTCCCGCTCACGGAGAAGGTCGACGTCAACGGCCCGGACCGGCACCCGCTCTACGCCGAGCTGGTGTCCACCCCGGACGCCGAGGGCCACACCGGCGACGTGCGGTGGAACTTCGAGAAGTTCCTGGTCGCCCCGGACGGCACGGTGGCGGCCCGGTTCGCCCCGACGGTGACCCCCGACGCCCCCGAACTGCGCGCCACCGTCGAGAAGGTCCTCCCGGCCTGA
- a CDS encoding SGNH/GDSL hydrolase family protein gives MRRTRLVTLALSLATSLGATLALAVPAQAAPTDRYIALGDSYASGVGAGSYTTESGSCQRSTNAYPALYNTNIHPASYRSVACSGARTTDVVNSQLAALGSTTTLVSVTVGGNDVGFANIMTTCVLYGTTECVAAVQAAEDKARAELSGLLATVYNGIKSRAPAARVVVVGYPVFYQLNTVCVGLSDTSRAKINEGINLVDDITRSAALAAGFTFADVRPIFVGHQLCSYGEKWLHALNYTNIGISYHPTTAGQAGGYYPVFRGAAG, from the coding sequence GTGCGGAGAACCCGTCTCGTAACCCTCGCCCTCAGCCTGGCGACGTCCCTCGGCGCCACGCTCGCCCTGGCCGTCCCGGCCCAGGCCGCCCCCACCGACCGGTACATCGCCCTCGGCGACTCGTACGCCTCCGGCGTGGGCGCCGGCAGCTACACCACCGAGAGTGGCTCCTGCCAGCGCAGTACCAACGCCTATCCCGCCCTCTACAACACCAACATCCACCCGGCCTCGTACCGCTCGGTGGCCTGCTCGGGCGCGCGCACCACGGACGTGGTCAACAGTCAGCTCGCCGCCCTCGGCTCGACGACCACGCTGGTCAGCGTCACGGTCGGCGGCAACGACGTCGGCTTCGCCAACATCATGACCACCTGCGTGCTCTACGGCACCACCGAGTGCGTGGCCGCCGTCCAGGCAGCCGAGGACAAGGCGCGCGCCGAGCTGTCCGGGCTGCTCGCCACCGTCTACAACGGAATCAAGAGCCGCGCCCCCGCAGCCCGGGTCGTGGTCGTCGGGTACCCGGTGTTCTACCAGCTGAACACGGTCTGTGTGGGGCTGAGCGACACCTCCCGGGCGAAGATCAACGAGGGTATCAACCTGGTCGACGACATCACCCGAAGCGCCGCCCTCGCCGCCGGCTTCACCTTCGCCGACGTCCGGCCGATCTTCGTCGGCCACCAGCTCTGCAGCTACGGCGAGAAGTGGCTGCACGCGTTGAACTACACCAACATCGGCATCTCGTACCACCCGACGACCGCCGGGCAGGCCGGCGGCTACTACCCGGTCTTCCGCGGCGCGGCCGGCTGA
- a CDS encoding DUF4259 domain-containing protein produces MGTWAAGPFDNDTAADWCGELDDAAPERRPALVEQALRAVLDEPGYLDSDLAVEAVAAAAVIAAHLPGAAAVDSPYAPDFLTGGGRADLPERFRPVAVQALDRVVADESELADLWAEAGEPNEFLAELATLRAALAA; encoded by the coding sequence ATGGGCACCTGGGCGGCGGGACCGTTCGACAACGACACGGCGGCGGACTGGTGCGGCGAACTGGACGACGCCGCGCCGGAGCGGCGCCCGGCGCTGGTGGAACAGGCCCTGCGGGCCGTCCTCGACGAGCCCGGCTACCTGGACTCCGACCTCGCCGTCGAGGCGGTGGCCGCGGCCGCCGTCATCGCCGCCCACCTGCCGGGCGCCGCGGCCGTCGACTCGCCGTACGCGCCGGACTTCCTCACCGGGGGCGGGCGGGCGGACCTGCCGGAACGGTTCCGGCCGGTGGCCGTCCAGGCGCTCGACCGGGTGGTGGCCGACGAGTCGGAGCTGGCCGACCTCTGGGCCGAGGCGGGCGAGCCGAACGAGTTCCTCGCCGAGCTCGCCACCCTCCGGGCCGCCCTGGCGGCCTGA
- the proC gene encoding pyrroline-5-carboxylate reductase, with product MAPGVHTVAVIGAGKIGELMLSGLLRSGWPVERLLATARRPSRAEELTARYGVRVVDNLAAVDEAAVLAISVKPQDAAALLDEIGPKVPADKLVISLCAGLPTTFFSRRLPEGTPVVRVMTNTPALVDQAMSAISAGAHATGAHLALAEEMFSPLGATLRVPESQQDAVTALSGSGPAYFYLLVEAMIDAGILLGLPRQVAHELIVQTAIGSAVMLRDSGEHPVKLREAVTSPAGTTISAIRELENHGVRAAMLAALEAARDRARELAAQAD from the coding sequence ATGGCACCCGGGGTGCACACGGTCGCGGTGATCGGCGCGGGCAAGATCGGTGAGCTGATGCTCTCCGGCCTGCTCCGCTCGGGCTGGCCGGTGGAGCGACTGCTCGCCACCGCCCGGCGGCCCAGTCGCGCCGAGGAGCTGACCGCCCGGTACGGTGTCCGGGTGGTGGACAACCTGGCCGCGGTGGACGAGGCGGCGGTGCTGGCCATCTCGGTCAAGCCGCAGGACGCCGCGGCGCTGCTCGACGAGATCGGCCCCAAGGTCCCGGCCGACAAGCTGGTGATCTCGCTCTGCGCCGGCCTGCCCACCACTTTCTTCAGCCGCCGGCTGCCCGAGGGCACCCCGGTGGTCCGGGTGATGACCAACACCCCGGCCCTGGTCGATCAGGCGATGAGCGCCATCTCGGCCGGCGCCCACGCCACCGGTGCGCACCTGGCGCTCGCCGAGGAGATGTTCTCCCCGCTCGGCGCGACCCTGCGGGTCCCCGAGTCCCAGCAGGACGCGGTGACCGCCCTCTCCGGCTCCGGCCCGGCCTACTTCTACCTGCTGGTCGAGGCCATGATCGACGCCGGCATCCTGCTCGGCCTGCCCCGGCAGGTGGCGCACGAGCTGATCGTGCAGACCGCGATCGGCTCGGCGGTGATGCTGCGCGACTCCGGCGAGCACCCGGTCAAGCTCCGCGAGGCGGTCACCTCACCGGCCGGCACCACCATCTCGGCGATCCGCGAGCTGGAGAACCACGGCGTCCGCGCGGCCATGCTCGCCGCGCTGGAAGCCGCCCGCGACCGGGCCCGCGAACTGGCCGCCCAGGCGGACTGA
- a CDS encoding deoxyribonuclease IV, giving the protein MNAHRPIGSHTPTSGGLAKAALPYVEAAGSEVVQVYVSNSRGWALPAGDPAQDALFRDGCAERGVPVYIHASLLVNLGSPTPATVEKSAQTLAHALRRGAAIGARGVVFHAGSAVDAGHAEAAMRQVRETLLPLLDDAAAMGGPMLLVEPSAGGGRSLASRVEQLGPYLDAVDRHPGLGVCFDTCHAWAAGHDLAAEGGMTAALDALVATVGPGRLKLVHANDSKDLCGSTRDRHENIGKGTIGEPAFAELMRHPATAGIPIVVETPTEKHEGHAADIANLKRLHP; this is encoded by the coding sequence GTGAACGCGCACCGGCCGATCGGCTCGCACACCCCCACCTCCGGCGGTCTGGCGAAGGCTGCCCTGCCGTACGTCGAGGCGGCCGGCTCCGAGGTGGTGCAGGTCTACGTCTCGAACTCCCGGGGCTGGGCGCTGCCCGCGGGTGACCCGGCCCAGGACGCGCTGTTCCGCGACGGCTGCGCCGAGCGCGGCGTGCCGGTCTACATCCACGCTTCCCTGCTGGTGAACCTCGGCTCCCCCACCCCGGCGACGGTCGAGAAGTCGGCGCAGACCCTGGCGCACGCGCTGCGCCGGGGGGCGGCGATCGGCGCCCGGGGCGTGGTGTTCCACGCGGGCAGCGCGGTGGACGCCGGGCACGCGGAGGCGGCGATGCGGCAGGTCCGGGAGACGCTGCTGCCGCTGTTGGACGATGCGGCGGCGATGGGCGGCCCGATGCTGCTGGTCGAGCCGAGCGCGGGCGGGGGCCGGTCGCTGGCCTCCCGGGTGGAACAGCTCGGCCCCTACCTGGACGCGGTGGACCGGCACCCGGGGCTGGGGGTCTGCTTCGACACCTGCCACGCCTGGGCGGCCGGGCACGACCTGGCCGCCGAGGGCGGCATGACCGCGGCGCTGGACGCCCTGGTGGCGACGGTCGGGCCGGGCCGGCTGAAGCTGGTGCACGCCAACGACTCGAAGGACCTGTGCGGCTCGACCCGGGACCGGCACGAGAACATCGGCAAGGGCACCATCGGCGAGCCGGCGTTCGCCGAGCTGATGCGCCACCCGGCAACCGCGGGCATCCCGATCGTGGTGGAGACCCCCACGGAGAAGCACGAGGGACACGCGGCCGACATCGCCAACCTCAAGCGCCTCCACCCCTGA
- a CDS encoding GNAT family N-acetyltransferase — translation MIDARRATVDDAAELVRLRGLMLASMAGTEPPPGPWQDAARETLRERLCDPDEPMAAFVVDAPEAPGTLAACAVGTIERRLGGPANPSGRVGYVFNVCTDPRHRRRGYSRACMTALLDWYRRREVRTVDLRTSEPGQPLYRSLGFHLTRDPAMRLALPADPLD, via the coding sequence ATGATCGATGCACGCCGCGCGACCGTCGACGACGCCGCCGAGCTGGTCCGACTGCGCGGGCTGATGCTCGCGTCGATGGCGGGGACGGAACCGCCGCCGGGCCCGTGGCAGGACGCCGCGCGGGAGACCCTGCGGGAACGCCTGTGCGATCCCGACGAGCCGATGGCCGCGTTCGTGGTCGACGCGCCGGAGGCGCCGGGAACGCTGGCTGCCTGCGCCGTCGGCACGATCGAGCGGCGGCTCGGTGGTCCGGCCAATCCGAGCGGGCGGGTCGGCTACGTCTTCAACGTCTGCACCGACCCGCGCCACCGCCGACGCGGCTACTCCCGGGCCTGCATGACGGCGTTGCTGGACTGGTATCGCCGACGCGAGGTGCGCACGGTCGACCTGCGCACCTCCGAGCCGGGGCAGCCCCTCTACCGTTCGCTCGGCTTCCACCTCACCCGGGACCCGGCGATGCGGCTGGCGCTCCCGGCCGATCCGCTGGACTGA